In the genome of Persephonella sp. KM09-Lau-8, one region contains:
- a CDS encoding phosphatidylglycerophosphatase A, producing the protein MEKQEVQQQENTQNQTPEEQAPEDFKTMVAFMLSTGLFVGKIPIAPGTIGTLVGIFPILIYWTRGGEYQLWNQIFITLAVFLIGIWASTVVVETFKDKDPEYVVIDEIAGYMVSMIGFYPSWQHLLIAFILFRIFDILKPPPIKMFEKLPSGLGVMADDIIAGIYTWIIMFILVKFFGI; encoded by the coding sequence GTGGAAAAACAGGAAGTTCAGCAGCAGGAAAACACACAGAATCAAACTCCAGAGGAACAGGCTCCAGAGGATTTTAAAACTATGGTTGCTTTTATGCTTTCTACAGGGCTGTTTGTTGGAAAAATCCCCATTGCTCCTGGAACTATTGGAACACTTGTTGGAATTTTCCCAATCCTTATCTACTGGACAAGAGGTGGAGAGTATCAGCTCTGGAACCAGATTTTTATTACACTTGCGGTTTTTCTTATTGGTATCTGGGCTTCTACTGTTGTGGTGGAAACCTTTAAGGACAAAGACCCTGAATATGTTGTGATTGATGAAATAGCAGGGTATATGGTATCAATGATTGGTTTTTATCCTTCATGGCAGCACCTTTTAATAGCTTTTATTTTGTTCAGAATTTTTGATATCCTCAAACCTCCACCAATCAAAATGTTTGAAAAACTCCCTTCAGGTTTAGGAGTTATGGCCGATGATATTATTGCAGGGATTTATACCTGGATAATTATGTTTATTCTGGTTAAGTTTTTTGGGATATGA
- the purM gene encoding phosphoribosylformylglycinamidine cyclo-ligase, producing the protein MLSYKDAGVDIEKADRFVQQIKGFVKETFNKNVITPIGGFAGAYLLEIAKYKEPVITSSTDGVGTKLKIAQILDKHDTIGIDLVAMCVNDLVTTTSKPLFFLDYFATGKLKPEVAVDVVKGIAEGCKQAECALIGGETAEMPGMYDEGEYDLAGFAVGVVEREKMLDGSKTQEGDILIGIASSGIHSNGYSLVRKLIDIKGYSYDMYIKEFDKKLGEELLTPTRIYVKTVLSLAEKVDIHAIAHITGGGIPGNLIRVINDGLKAVIQKGSWEVPPVFKWIQKEGNVPEEEMFRTFNMGIGLILVVPPEERDKAVEILEKQGEKFFVIGELAKGEKSVDIV; encoded by the coding sequence ATGCTCAGTTATAAAGATGCAGGTGTTGATATAGAAAAGGCAGATAGATTTGTCCAGCAGATAAAGGGATTTGTAAAGGAAACATTTAATAAAAATGTTATTACTCCAATCGGTGGATTTGCAGGGGCATATCTGCTGGAAATTGCAAAGTATAAAGAGCCTGTTATAACCTCTTCAACCGATGGTGTAGGAACAAAGCTGAAAATAGCCCAGATACTTGATAAACACGACACAATTGGTATAGACCTTGTTGCAATGTGTGTTAATGACCTGGTGACAACCACTTCAAAACCTCTATTTTTCCTTGATTATTTTGCCACTGGAAAGCTAAAACCTGAAGTTGCTGTAGATGTTGTAAAAGGCATAGCTGAAGGTTGTAAACAGGCTGAATGTGCACTGATAGGTGGAGAAACTGCCGAAATGCCGGGGATGTATGATGAAGGAGAGTATGACCTTGCAGGATTTGCTGTTGGTGTTGTGGAAAGAGAAAAAATGCTTGATGGCTCCAAAACACAGGAAGGGGATATCCTGATAGGAATTGCATCTTCGGGAATTCATAGCAATGGATATTCCCTTGTCAGAAAGCTGATAGATATAAAAGGCTATTCCTACGATATGTATATAAAAGAGTTTGATAAAAAACTTGGTGAAGAGCTTTTAACACCTACAAGGATATATGTAAAAACGGTTCTCTCTCTTGCCGAAAAAGTTGATATACATGCTATAGCTCATATTACAGGTGGGGGAATTCCAGGTAATCTAATAAGAGTTATAAATGACGGATTAAAAGCTGTCATACAGAAAGGAAGCTGGGAAGTGCCACCTGTATTCAAATGGATACAAAAAGAAGGTAATGTTCCTGAAGAAGAGATGTTCAGGACATTTAATATGGGCATAGGCTTAATACTTGTGGTTCCACCAGAGGAAAGGGATAAAGCAGTGGAGATATTAGAAAAACAGGGAGAAAAATTCTTTGTTATAGGGGAGCTGGCAAAGGGTGAAAAATCCGTTGATATAGTGTAA
- a CDS encoding DUF2914 domain-containing protein → MRWLMVFLLVFSFSFAQNIQVEDMKFAVAIQDREPIGISEKFPPDIGRIYCWTKVIATKVPTKIYHVWIYKGNEMARVELGITYPTFRTWSSKKILPNQTGKWTVVVEDEEGNKIAQKSFEITENWQEP, encoded by the coding sequence ATGCGCTGGTTAATGGTTTTTCTATTAGTGTTTTCTTTTTCATTTGCCCAGAATATTCAGGTTGAGGATATGAAATTTGCAGTGGCTATTCAGGATAGGGAACCTATAGGAATATCTGAAAAGTTTCCGCCAGATATAGGACGGATTTATTGCTGGACAAAAGTTATTGCAACCAAAGTTCCTACAAAGATTTATCATGTATGGATTTATAAAGGAAATGAAATGGCAAGGGTTGAACTGGGAATTACATATCCAACATTTAGAACGTGGAGTTCCAAGAAAATACTTCCAAATCAGACAGGTAAGTGGACTGTTGTTGTGGAAGATGAAGAGGGCAACAAAATTGCACAGAAATCATTTGAAATAACAGAAAACTGGCAGGAGCCTTAA
- a CDS encoding DUF547 domain-containing protein, protein MPLKEYIDKAKQILDKNWTGEYTVPSVHLYPHQWNWDSGFIAIGYSRYNFERAVKELTSLFNAQWKNGMLPHIVFNQKNLGKYFPEPDFWQAEKSGLVPDGFMTSGITQPPIHGYAALKIYENAPDKEKAKEFLKWIYPKLIKLHMYFYLERNPDDNGLIYIRHPWESGMDNSPMWDSVLEKIDLSKVEVPYFERKDNKIIDPEHRPKDEDYYRYIYLVDLFRKNNYQEEKIFKESPFIVFDPMFNSILAASNEALVKIADIIGEDYKKPEEWYYMTTKAVRDNLFSNEKNIFFAYDYIDKKLIEVETAAGFVPLFGGVASTHQALRLFHHINSLNFCQIGEKNCFAIPNYDKTKKDFKSNNYWRGPIWININWLIYHGLKRYGFKQKAEHLEKTILELPIRFGFYEYFDCFKGTGYGTKDFSWSAALFIDLIYDAFKEKPKSKRKLNQTLLMNTNGNTVLVENTPQLIQDFSYFFKKIISQYAKKGSVDYKKIQLSPEYKILQSIVSKFNHKNVVNYTNGNSQKAFLINLYNFMVIDFVIKMKIQHSVKEIDGFFTKLKYKIGGREYSLDDIKAKLFEFGDKRVPFALVKGTASSSALRFVDGNHIEKILDQIASDFVNSPEVIVVPEKQTVLISEFFRWNEDYFSTDKDIFDFIAKYITDDKKREFLQNSQNIKIRYISYDWNLNKD, encoded by the coding sequence ATGCCTTTGAAAGAATATATAGATAAAGCCAAACAAATTTTAGATAAAAACTGGACTGGTGAATACACCGTTCCATCCGTCCATCTATACCCTCATCAATGGAACTGGGATAGTGGTTTTATAGCCATTGGATATTCAAGATATAACTTTGAAAGGGCTGTAAAGGAGTTAACTTCACTGTTTAATGCCCAGTGGAAAAATGGGATGCTTCCCCATATTGTTTTCAACCAGAAAAATCTGGGGAAATACTTTCCTGAACCTGACTTCTGGCAGGCTGAAAAGTCAGGACTTGTTCCAGATGGATTTATGACCTCAGGAATAACACAGCCTCCAATCCATGGATATGCAGCACTGAAAATATATGAAAATGCACCTGACAAAGAAAAAGCAAAGGAATTCCTTAAGTGGATTTATCCAAAACTTATAAAGCTCCATATGTATTTTTATCTTGAGAGAAATCCTGATGATAACGGGCTTATTTATATAAGACATCCATGGGAATCCGGAATGGACAACTCCCCTATGTGGGACAGCGTTCTGGAAAAGATAGATCTGTCTAAAGTGGAAGTTCCCTATTTTGAAAGAAAAGACAACAAGATAATTGACCCTGAACACAGGCCAAAGGATGAGGATTATTACAGATATATATATCTGGTGGACCTGTTTAGAAAAAATAACTATCAAGAAGAAAAAATATTTAAAGAAAGTCCATTTATAGTTTTTGACCCTATGTTTAATTCTATACTGGCGGCTTCAAATGAGGCTCTGGTAAAAATAGCAGATATCATCGGAGAAGACTACAAAAAGCCGGAAGAATGGTATTATATGACCACAAAAGCAGTAAGGGATAATCTTTTCAGCAACGAAAAAAATATTTTCTTTGCTTATGACTATATAGATAAAAAACTGATTGAGGTTGAAACTGCAGCAGGATTTGTTCCACTTTTTGGTGGTGTTGCTTCAACCCATCAGGCTTTAAGACTTTTTCATCATATCAATTCTTTGAACTTTTGCCAGATAGGAGAAAAGAACTGCTTTGCAATCCCCAATTATGATAAAACCAAAAAGGATTTCAAAAGTAATAACTACTGGCGGGGTCCAATCTGGATAAATATAAACTGGTTGATATACCACGGTTTAAAAAGATATGGTTTTAAACAAAAGGCAGAGCACCTTGAAAAAACGATTCTGGAGTTGCCTATAAGATTTGGGTTTTATGAGTATTTTGACTGCTTTAAAGGAACAGGATACGGGACAAAGGATTTCTCTTGGAGTGCAGCATTATTTATAGACCTGATTTATGATGCATTTAAAGAAAAACCTAAGAGTAAAAGGAAATTAAACCAGACCCTTTTAATGAATACCAATGGCAATACTGTTCTTGTTGAGAATACACCACAACTGATACAGGATTTTTCTTACTTTTTCAAAAAAATAATAAGTCAGTATGCTAAAAAAGGCTCTGTTGATTATAAAAAAATACAGCTTTCCCCTGAATACAAAATTCTTCAATCAATTGTTTCAAAATTTAATCATAAGAATGTGGTCAACTACACAAATGGAAACTCCCAGAAAGCATTTTTGATAAATCTGTATAACTTTATGGTTATTGATTTTGTTATTAAGATGAAAATACAACACTCTGTTAAGGAGATTGATGGATTTTTTACAAAACTAAAATACAAGATAGGAGGCAGAGAATATTCACTGGATGACATAAAGGCAAAGCTGTTTGAGTTTGGAGATAAGAGGGTGCCTTTTGCCCTTGTTAAAGGAACTGCTTCATCCTCGGCTCTCAGATTTGTTGATGGCAATCATATAGAAAAAATCCTTGACCAGATAGCATCTGATTTTGTGAACAGTCCTGAAGTTATTGTTGTTCCAGAGAAGCAGACTGTTTTAATATCAGAATTTTTCAGATGGAACGAAGACTACTTTTCAACAGATAAAGATATATTTGATTTTATTGCAAAATACATAACAGATGATAAGAAAAGGGAATTCCTTCAGAATAGTCAGAACATCAAAATAAGATACATATCTTATGACTGGAATTTGAATAAAGATTAA
- the purN gene encoding phosphoribosylglycinamide formyltransferase, translated as MDIVVLISGRGSNLEAIAKAYKDGKIQGKIKLVISNKKDVKGLEIAKKYSIPAEFHDPSKFDNRLEYDRHLINRIKKENPQLVVLAGYMRILSDEFIDAFEGKLINIHPSLTPAFTGLKAQKQAIEYGAKFSGCTVHFVSKELDTGPVIVQAVVPITPEDTEETLSEKILKFEHRIYPQAIKWISEGRVKIEGRKVIVEYARYGTIPVNPALEDF; from the coding sequence ATGGATATAGTTGTTCTAATTTCCGGAAGAGGCTCAAACTTAGAGGCTATAGCAAAGGCATATAAGGACGGCAAAATACAGGGAAAAATAAAATTAGTTATATCAAATAAAAAAGATGTAAAAGGGTTGGAAATAGCGAAAAAATATAGTATTCCTGCAGAATTTCATGACCCATCTAAATTTGATAACAGACTTGAATATGACAGGCACCTGATAAACAGAATAAAAAAGGAAAATCCACAGCTTGTTGTTCTGGCAGGTTATATGAGGATATTATCAGATGAGTTTATTGATGCATTTGAGGGGAAACTTATAAATATTCATCCATCTCTAACTCCGGCTTTTACAGGGCTCAAAGCACAAAAACAGGCAATAGAATATGGAGCGAAGTTTTCCGGCTGCACCGTTCATTTTGTATCCAAAGAGCTGGATACTGGGCCAGTCATAGTGCAGGCTGTTGTCCCCATTACTCCGGAAGACACAGAGGAAACCCTTTCTGAAAAAATACTTAAGTTTGAACACAGAATTTATCCACAGGCAATAAAATGGATTTCTGAAGGAAGGGTCAAAATAGAAGGAAGAAAAGTTATTGTTGAATATGCCAGATATGGCACAATTCCTGTAAATCCAGCCTTAGAGGATTTTTAA
- a CDS encoding nitronate monooxygenase family protein translates to MALPPLRIGKYEIQYPIIQGGMGVGISWENLAGSVSKHGGLGIVSSVGTGYRHPNYVRLKDGRPVGSKYIHSTEALQRIIRDAKEIAGGEKAVIGVNILYAITDFGRVVRDAIEAGANLLFVGAGLPLTLPKYAPEEDVALVPIVSSARALRVICKHWKKKYNRLPDAVVVEGPKSGGHQGIPYEDCFKPEFQLENLVPEVIKERDKWGDFPVIAAGGIWDKKDIEYYLSLGAAGVQMGTRFVGTYECDASDEFKQVIINAKKEDIVLLKSPVGYPARGIVTQLIKDIEEGKAPEVKCVSNCVVPCNHGEEAKKVGYCIADRLGDAYLGRKETGLFFSGSNGYRIKKLVHVKDLMRELVEGIPSGQEEP, encoded by the coding sequence ATGGCACTGCCACCACTCAGAATAGGTAAATATGAAATACAGTATCCAATAATACAGGGGGGAATGGGAGTTGGTATATCATGGGAGAACCTTGCAGGAAGTGTTAGTAAACATGGAGGCCTCGGTATAGTATCTTCTGTGGGAACAGGGTATAGGCATCCTAACTATGTCCGTCTCAAAGATGGTAGACCGGTAGGAAGCAAATATATACACAGCACAGAAGCACTACAAAGAATTATCAGGGATGCCAAAGAGATAGCAGGCGGAGAAAAAGCTGTAATCGGGGTTAATATTCTGTATGCAATTACAGATTTTGGTAGAGTTGTCCGTGATGCCATTGAGGCTGGGGCAAATTTACTATTTGTTGGTGCCGGACTACCGCTTACACTGCCTAAATACGCACCTGAGGAAGATGTTGCACTTGTCCCTATAGTTTCATCTGCAAGAGCATTAAGGGTTATATGCAAACACTGGAAGAAAAAATACAACAGGCTGCCTGATGCTGTAGTAGTTGAAGGTCCAAAGTCTGGTGGTCATCAGGGAATACCGTATGAGGACTGCTTTAAACCTGAATTTCAGCTGGAAAATCTTGTTCCTGAGGTAATTAAGGAAAGGGATAAATGGGGTGATTTTCCCGTAATAGCAGCCGGAGGAATATGGGATAAAAAGGATATTGAGTATTACCTTAGCCTTGGAGCTGCCGGTGTCCAGATGGGGACAAGATTTGTTGGAACTTATGAATGTGATGCTTCTGATGAGTTTAAGCAGGTTATTATAAATGCCAAAAAAGAGGATATTGTTTTACTAAAATCTCCTGTTGGTTATCCAGCAAGGGGAATAGTAACCCAGCTTATAAAAGATATAGAAGAAGGTAAAGCCCCTGAAGTCAAATGTGTTTCAAACTGTGTTGTGCCATGTAATCATGGAGAGGAAGCCAAAAAGGTTGGATATTGTATAGCTGATAGACTTGGAGATGCGTATCTGGGAAGAAAAGAAACAGGTCTGTTTTTCAGTGGTTCAAACGGATACAGAATTAAAAAACTGGTGCATGTTAAAGACCTGATGAGAGAACTTGTGGAAGGAATACCATCAGGGCAGGAGGAGCCTTAA
- a CDS encoding L,D-transpeptidase family protein, with amino-acid sequence MRYLLAVLFLISMASAQGLLYGNVIYLPPMERAIVVSKSKQKLIVVQIKNGIPEVMDSSIAITGFKFGDKKELGDMKTPEGVYFPKSYKPKNQLPPAYGIGAYPLNYPNALDKYIIHRNGDGIWIHATDKENPLFFSSKGCVILTNRDFAKISDYIKINKTPVIIQENFVMLDENKYKQLRQSIDDFLNRWQKVLLDIYKGKTDGIFSVYSPYFNFAGGDIFDLKTQFKKEFYSINNNEPFVHILNKKAFLDKRRNQTYYVIAFKLAYLSGDEIKAVNKVLYLIRDKGQLKIITEENL; translated from the coding sequence ATGAGGTATTTATTAGCAGTTTTATTTCTGATATCAATGGCTTCAGCTCAAGGGCTTTTATATGGAAATGTTATTTATCTTCCACCTATGGAAAGGGCTATAGTTGTAAGTAAATCAAAGCAAAAACTGATTGTGGTTCAGATTAAAAATGGAATTCCTGAGGTTATGGACAGTTCTATTGCAATCACAGGCTTTAAGTTTGGAGATAAGAAAGAGCTTGGAGATATGAAAACACCTGAAGGTGTTTATTTTCCAAAAAGTTATAAACCTAAAAATCAGCTTCCACCTGCCTATGGGATAGGTGCCTATCCATTAAACTATCCGAATGCCCTTGATAAATATATCATCCACAGGAATGGGGATGGTATCTGGATACATGCAACAGATAAGGAAAATCCTTTATTTTTTAGCTCAAAGGGATGTGTAATTCTTACAAATAGGGATTTTGCAAAAATATCAGACTACATAAAGATTAACAAAACACCTGTTATTATTCAGGAAAATTTTGTAATGCTGGATGAGAATAAATATAAACAGCTTAGACAGAGTATTGATGATTTTTTAAATAGATGGCAGAAAGTTCTTCTTGATATTTATAAAGGCAAAACAGATGGAATATTTTCCGTTTATTCTCCTTATTTCAATTTCGCAGGTGGAGATATTTTTGACCTGAAAACACAGTTTAAAAAAGAGTTTTACTCAATAAATAATAATGAACCTTTTGTGCATATACTCAATAAAAAGGCTTTTTTAGATAAAAGAAGAAACCAGACCTATTATGTAATTGCCTTTAAACTTGCTTATCTTTCAGGTGATGAAATAAAGGCAGTAAACAAAGTATTATATTTAATCCGTGATAAAGGACAACTAAAAATTATTACAGAAGAAAATCTTTAG